CCGTGGATGCGCATGCCGGCAGAGCAACCTAAGTCTGCTTCCCAGGCCCAGTAAACTAAAAAGCGGCGACTAAGGAATCAGTTGGCGCTTTTCATTTACTCTGCTTCGTCGTTATTGTTCATAGATTCGCGAATCCATTGGTCGCCTACAAACTGTCTAGTAGCATATTGACCTGTTGGCATGTTGAACAGCTCGTTTATTGTTAAATCATGCTTTACGACTTCTTCTAGTGCAACTATCATACAGTCATCAGTTGTAACAGAGTCGCCAGTTAAAAATTGCCAGCTGCCATCATCGTCATCGTGACAAACATATAATATAGGTCTGCCCTCAGAAAAGATCTGACGAGCAACAAACGTTGCCACATTTCTGGGTTCAAAAAACTTGAAATCAAGTTTCCTATCAAGTACTGGTTGGTCAAACTCGTACCTCTCATCGAAGCCCTCATTCCATGGAAATCGAGCTTGGTTATCAGGCCATACTAGCTGTACTGCTGGAAAATCTCCGTACTCATAAAACCAGCGTGCATAACCAAAGTAGTCAGGGATATTGCTGGATTCTACAGGCCTAAACTGAACAGGGCCCTCACTCAGAATATTGTAGTTGTCAGCATTAACCGTAATTGGATTTTCCTTTTGGATAAGCTCGGCAGCATCATTTAACATCCAGTGCATAGTGTCTGTGGGCAAACCAAAAACAATGATTTCTGGGTGGTTAAAATTCTTCCATAGTCCAATTGTATAAGCAAAAGCGGGAGTCGCGGTATCAGCTTCAAATAAGGCAACGTACCAACCATGTTCTTTGATTATTCGCTTGATTGAATCTTCTGCTTCCTGATTGTGTAGTTCGTGCTCGTCTGTAGACATTTGGGTTAAAACTGTATTGGTTAAATATAGAAAAAGCGGCGCCTGATACATCAGACGCCGCTTTCTATTTAATGTGAACCTCCTAATTAAAAATTCCGCTCGCCCAGTTCGCGCTTGCCCAGCATTACAGCGCCAACCATAGCCACAAGGAACAGCACCGAGGCCAACTCAAACGGCAGCAGGTATTGGGTATAGAGTACCATGCCCAGCTTATCTACCATGCCAATCTGGGAGTTGAAGGTAGCGGCATCATAACCCGCAGGCTGCACGTCTTTCATGGCTGCTACCATGATGAGCAGCAGCGAGCCACCGGCTACGGCAGCGGCAATTTTCGCCAGCGCCGGCTTGTGCGGCTCCGTGTCCACGTTCAGATTCAGGAACATAATCACGAACAGGAACAGCACCATAATAGCGCCGGCGTACACAATGATGTTCACGGCCGCCAGAAACTGCGCGTTCAGCAGCAGGTAGTGCCCCGACAGCGCAAAGAACGTCAGAATCAGAAACAGCACGCTGTGCACCGGGTTCTTGGCAAACACCACGCCCAGCGCGCTCAGCAGCGCCACAAAAGCCAGGAAGAGAAAAAGTGGAGACATTTCGAAAGAAGTAGCGCGAAGCTCCAGCTTCGCGTATCGTTGAACGATAATCGTTGAATCGGCGCGACTGCCACGCGAAGCTGGAGCTTCGCGCTACACTCTACACCAGCTTGGCGCGAAGCGCCTCGGCCTGCTCCGGCGTCAGCTGAATGCCGCGGATAGAGCGGGCATCTGGCGACACAGGCTCAACCAGCCGGTCTTTGCCGTAGATGAACTCGTCGCGCTCATAGCGGGGCGGGGCCATCTTATCGGGCTGGAGATACACGGCGGCTTTCGGGCAGGCTTCTTCGCAGAGGCCGCAGAAAATGCACCGCAGCATGTTGATTTCGTAGCTGATGGCGTACTTCTCCTCGCGGTAGAGGCCTTCCTCGCCTTTTTTCCGCTCGCCGGCTACCATGGTAATGGCTTCGGCGGGACAGGCTACGGCGCAGAGGCCGCAGGCGGTGCACCGTTCCCGGCCCTGCTCATCGCGCTTGAGCACGTGCAGGCCGCGGAAGATGGGGGAGAAGGGGCGCGTTTCTTCGGGGTAGCGGATGGTGGCCTTCTTCATGAAAAAGTGCCGCATCGTAATGCTCAGCCCCTGAAAAATAGCCGGCAGGTAGGCCCGCTCGGCCAGCGTCATCGGCTTTTTCTCCAGTATCTTGGCTCGGTTGGTGAGTTGCATATAATCAGTTGCGAAAACTGTCAGAATATTTGGCTGTCATGCAGAGCGCAGCGAAGCATCTCGCTAGTGTGGTATACTTCTGCAACGTCAGCACGCGAGATGCTTCGCTGCGCTCTGCATGACAGACGCGGGTACTTGAAGGTACTAAATCACGCCGAACAGGATGAGCCCGCCGGTGATGAGGATGTTTATCACGGCCAGTGGGATGAGCATAGTCCAGCCCAGGCGCATCAGTTGGTCGTAGCGGAAGCGCGGGAGGGTCCAGCGAATCCACATGAAGAAGAAGATGAAGGCGAAGATCTTCAGGAACAGACCCGCTGTGCCCAGGAAGGTAATCAGGTTCTGAGCCGAAGCCAGCGTCCAGTCGTGGTTGCTCACCAGCCAGTCGCGCAGCTCGTACTGGAAGGGGAAGTTGAAGCCGCCGAAGTACAGCACGCTCATCACGGCCGACACCACAAAGATGTTCACGTACTCCGAGAAAAGGTACAGGCCCAGCTTCATGGAAGAATACTCCGTGTGATAGCCGCCTACCAGCTCCGTTTCGCACTCGGGCAAGTCAAAAGGCGTACGGTTGGTTTCCGCGAAAGCGCACACCAGGAAGATGATAAAGCCCAAAGGCTGCTTTACGATGTTCCAGAAGTGCCACTCGCCGGCAATGGACTGCTGCAGGGTGATTTCGCGCAACGACAAGGTGCCGGAAATCATCAGCACCGCAATCAGCGACATGCCCATGGCCAGCTCGTAGCTAATGTTCTGCGAGGCCGCCCGGATAGCGCCTAGCAGCGAGAATTTGTTGTTGGAGGCCCAGCCGCCAATCATCACACCATACACGCCCAGCGAAACCACGCCGAAAATCCACAGCATGCCGATGTTCACCTCGATACCCTGCAGGAAGAAAAGGTTGTTGCCGAAGCTCACGTTGTTGCCGAACGGAATAACCGCCGACGACATCAGAGCCGTAGTCATGGCCAGGCAGGGGCCGAAGATGAACAGGGCCTTATTGGCACCGCCGGGGAAGAATTCTTCCTTCGTGAACATCTTCACGGCATCGGCCAGGGGTTGGGCCAGGCCATAGGGGCCGGCACGGTCCGGGCCTACGCGGTCCTGCAGAAACGCGGCAATG
The Hymenobacter sp. DG25B genome window above contains:
- a CDS encoding DUF4262 domain-containing protein: MSTDEHELHNQEAEDSIKRIIKEHGWYVALFEADTATPAFAYTIGLWKNFNHPEIIVFGLPTDTMHWMLNDAAELIQKENPITVNADNYNILSEGPVQFRPVESSNIPDYFGYARWFYEYGDFPAVQLVWPDNQARFPWNEGFDERYEFDQPVLDRKLDFKFFEPRNVATFVARQIFSEGRPILYVCHDDDDGSWQFLTGDSVTTDDCMIVALEEVVKHDLTINELFNMPTGQYATRQFVGDQWIRESMNNNDEAE
- a CDS encoding NADH-quinone oxidoreductase subunit J — protein: MSPLFLFLAFVALLSALGVVFAKNPVHSVLFLILTFFALSGHYLLLNAQFLAAVNIIVYAGAIMVLFLFVIMFLNLNVDTEPHKPALAKIAAAVAGGSLLLIMVAAMKDVQPAGYDAATFNSQIGMVDKLGMVLYTQYLLPFELASVLFLVAMVGAVMLGKRELGERNF
- a CDS encoding NuoI/complex I 23 kDa subunit family protein gives rise to the protein MQLTNRAKILEKKPMTLAERAYLPAIFQGLSITMRHFFMKKATIRYPEETRPFSPIFRGLHVLKRDEQGRERCTACGLCAVACPAEAITMVAGERKKGEEGLYREEKYAISYEINMLRCIFCGLCEEACPKAAVYLQPDKMAPPRYERDEFIYGKDRLVEPVSPDARSIRGIQLTPEQAEALRAKLV
- the nuoH gene encoding NADH-quinone oxidoreductase subunit NuoH, with protein sequence MIEIPTLGWQSIVIFVVFALSLLIATYCTYAERVIAAFLQDRVGPDRAGPYGLAQPLADAVKMFTKEEFFPGGANKALFIFGPCLAMTTALMSSAVIPFGNNVSFGNNLFFLQGIEVNIGMLWIFGVVSLGVYGVMIGGWASNNKFSLLGAIRAASQNISYELAMGMSLIAVLMISGTLSLREITLQQSIAGEWHFWNIVKQPLGFIIFLVCAFAETNRTPFDLPECETELVGGYHTEYSSMKLGLYLFSEYVNIFVVSAVMSVLYFGGFNFPFQYELRDWLVSNHDWTLASAQNLITFLGTAGLFLKIFAFIFFFMWIRWTLPRFRYDQLMRLGWTMLIPLAVINILITGGLILFGVI